A stretch of Lacipirellulaceae bacterium DNA encodes these proteins:
- a CDS encoding glycosyl hydrolase gives MIAMVLATSIFSSPAESFAEEPSVLVVNTAASEPVNNALLGYNIFHFESQRERDFIERINPVAMRFPDGVWGNFYNWETDGFTNHGDEHHRSHVYAPVLAKWKELGIKGGIAGLTKLNDQKLQRDGAGYNIVWLYNAAFDSPEKNVARMQDSIEKGFVVRDIELGNEQFWLTQVSNRTLTPEGYRDAARGISKALKQANPDVRVSVTLSWRDQHDSWNKIVADDDQYFDAISLHKYSGSGKDESEDDAKLKTVLAGRKHLAESAAYVRSFAQKPIWLTEWGLNSGKDAKAASALSMADCYLYLFENQDTFHRANWFSVNGVARSFVAMGKNRRPVEPLRKTAFGCVHEIMRGIFEDADLLSTTVETSTLDTGAGTVDVVTARAVKKDGRLIICAINLSDQPSQLAITIDRNNETAVLTHEALAFNSMGETLLLDIDANPLESIELTNNRVTLSPRSINKIVMAGQDGDAYK, from the coding sequence ATGATTGCGATGGTTTTGGCGACGAGCATCTTTTCGTCACCGGCGGAGTCTTTTGCTGAAGAGCCAAGTGTGCTGGTGGTCAACACCGCGGCGTCCGAGCCGGTAAATAACGCGTTGCTTGGTTACAACATCTTTCACTTCGAAAGCCAGCGCGAGCGAGACTTTATCGAGCGCATTAACCCTGTGGCAATGCGCTTTCCGGACGGTGTCTGGGGCAACTTTTACAATTGGGAAACCGATGGCTTCACGAATCACGGCGACGAGCACCACCGATCCCATGTCTACGCCCCGGTCCTCGCAAAATGGAAAGAACTCGGCATCAAAGGGGGCATTGCCGGACTCACGAAACTTAATGACCAGAAATTACAACGCGACGGCGCAGGCTACAACATCGTCTGGCTATACAACGCGGCTTTCGACAGCCCAGAAAAGAATGTCGCCCGTATGCAGGATAGCATCGAAAAGGGCTTCGTTGTCCGCGACATCGAACTGGGGAACGAGCAGTTCTGGCTGACCCAAGTCTCGAACCGTACTCTGACCCCCGAAGGCTACCGCGACGCTGCACGCGGTATCTCGAAAGCTCTGAAGCAAGCTAACCCCGACGTCCGCGTATCGGTCACCTTGTCGTGGCGAGACCAGCACGACAGTTGGAACAAAATTGTTGCGGATGATGATCAATACTTCGACGCAATCTCGCTGCATAAGTACAGCGGATCCGGCAAGGACGAATCCGAGGACGACGCCAAGTTAAAGACCGTGCTGGCCGGGCGAAAGCACTTGGCAGAGTCCGCCGCGTACGTTCGGAGCTTTGCCCAGAAACCCATCTGGTTGACCGAATGGGGCTTGAATTCCGGCAAGGACGCAAAAGCAGCCTCGGCCCTATCGATGGCCGATTGCTACCTGTATCTATTTGAAAACCAGGACACCTTCCACCGCGCGAACTGGTTTTCTGTCAACGGCGTCGCCCGAAGTTTCGTCGCCATGGGCAAGAACCGACGGCCCGTTGAACCGTTGCGAAAGACCGCCTTCGGCTGTGTGCACGAGATCATGCGCGGCATTTTTGAAGACGCTGATCTGCTCTCAACGACCGTCGAAACCTCGACCCTCGATACCGGCGCCGGCACTGTCGACGTCGTCACCGCTCGAGCCGTAAAAAAAGATGGCCGCCTGATCATCTGCGCCATCAATCTTTCGGATCAGCCCAGCCAACTGGCGATCACAATCGATCGAAACAATGAAACTGCAGTCCTCACCCACGAAGCCTTAGCCTTCAATTCCATGGGCGAAACCCTCTTATTGGATATCGACGCTAACCCGCTGGAATCGATTGAACTCACCAACAACCGCGTCACTCTATCTCCACGATCTATCAACAAGATCGTGATGGCAGGACAAGATGGGGACGCGTACAAATGA
- a CDS encoding sugar phosphate isomerase/epimerase family protein, with protein sequence MTHSNRRSFCKHALLPLAASALVPSAASRAEEKPGEPIRRSHLRISLNAFSFNKLLLENAEDSSKGVDLFGVCDFCASLDIDAVDLTGYYFPGYPDAPTDDYIFHLKRHVFDLGLEVSGTGVRNDFVVDDEAVRREGIQRVKTWIEVAAKLGAPVIRVFAQTWPPFRNWQQAAGEADRLTVEGRVADALRVCADYGQEYGVIVGVQNHGDFVKTGQEHLSLIDRVNHPWCGALVDTGRYLSEDPYADITLTARYAVNWQIKQAMGHKADATPMDMRKLLTIIRRSGYRGNIPIETLPLERPDYDPFVEIPKVLGEVRKAMKATATIQPEADG encoded by the coding sequence ATGACTCACTCGAACCGACGATCTTTTTGCAAGCATGCTTTGCTTCCGCTGGCTGCGTCTGCATTGGTGCCATCGGCAGCCTCGCGCGCTGAAGAAAAACCCGGCGAACCGATTAGACGTTCGCACCTCCGCATTTCGTTGAACGCTTTCTCCTTCAACAAACTGCTGTTAGAAAATGCCGAAGATTCCAGCAAGGGAGTAGATCTGTTCGGCGTCTGCGACTTCTGTGCCAGCCTAGATATCGACGCGGTCGATCTGACCGGCTACTACTTTCCAGGGTATCCGGATGCCCCCACGGACGATTATATCTTTCACCTAAAGCGCCATGTGTTCGATCTGGGGCTGGAAGTAAGCGGAACGGGTGTACGAAATGACTTTGTGGTAGACGATGAAGCAGTCCGTCGCGAAGGTATTCAGAGGGTCAAAACGTGGATTGAAGTGGCCGCTAAACTGGGGGCTCCGGTGATCCGCGTTTTTGCTCAAACGTGGCCACCGTTTCGCAACTGGCAGCAGGCCGCTGGCGAAGCTGATCGACTGACGGTGGAAGGACGGGTTGCAGACGCACTTCGTGTATGTGCGGATTATGGACAAGAATACGGAGTGATCGTGGGCGTTCAAAACCACGGCGACTTTGTGAAAACTGGGCAGGAACATCTAAGTCTCATCGATCGAGTCAATCATCCGTGGTGTGGTGCTTTGGTAGACACCGGAAGGTATCTCTCTGAGGATCCCTATGCCGACATTACGCTGACCGCACGGTACGCGGTCAATTGGCAGATCAAACAGGCGATGGGGCACAAGGCTGATGCCACGCCAATGGACATGCGGAAGTTATTGACCATTATTCGAAGGTCCGGATATCGCGGCAACATTCCAATCGAAACTCTTCCTCTCGAACGTCCTGACTACGACCCATTTGTAGAGATTCCCAAAGTGCTTGGTGAGGTTCGCAAAGCAATGAAAGCCACCGCAACTATCCAGCCTGAGGCAGACGGTTAG